A section of the Callospermophilus lateralis isolate mCalLat2 chromosome 14, mCalLat2.hap1, whole genome shotgun sequence genome encodes:
- the Tmem247 gene encoding transmembrane protein 247 codes for MATEDREVMETRGAGESCPNFSKLVPSDSTSEGKPRASLPQEAESPRPDSNYLEEMETDEERSSPEPPKSVTPNAGPATKGQAGDGPEPEELPQASGIERKEMELEKVRMEFELTRLKYLHEENERQRQHEEAMEQLQQQATPRPFSGGLQDLLLPQNQFAMFLYCFIFIHIIYVTKEMVFFLFSKHYLFCIAAILLCLIKTLWSYFQVPLLSPSLGTPMIECC; via the exons ATGGCAACAGAGGACAGAGAAGTGATGGAAACCCGGGGGGCAGGAGAAAGTTGCCCCAACTTCTCTAAGTTGGTGCCTAGTGACTCCACATCTGAGGGGAAGCCCAGGGCTTCATTG CCCCAGGAGGCAGAGTCCCCCAGGCCAGACTCCAATTACCTGGAGGAGATGGAAACGGACGAGGAGAGAAGTTCCCCAGAGCCCCCTAAGTCAGTGACCCCAAATGCTGGACCTGCCACCAAGGGTCAGGCGGGTGATGGACCCGAACCCGAGGAGCTTCCCCAGGCCTCAGGGATAGAGCGCAAGGAGATGGAGCTGGAGAAGGTGCGCATGGAGTTTGAGCTCACGCGCCTCAAGTACCTGCATGAGGAGAacgagcggcagcggcagcacgaGGAGGCAATGGAGCAGCTGCAGCAGCAGGCCACACCCCGCCCA TTCTCGGGAGGCCTCCAGGACCTCCTGCTCCCCCAGAACCAGTTTGCCATGTTCCTGTACTGCTTCATCTTTATACACATAATCTATGTCACCAAGGAGAtggtcttctttctcttctccaaGCACTACCTGTTCTGCATCGCGGCCATTTTGCTGTGTTTGATTAAAACTTTGTGGTCCTACTTCCAAGTGCCTTTGCTCTCTCCATCACTGGGGACCCCCATGATTGAGTGCTGTTAA
- the Atp6v1e2 gene encoding V-type proton ATPase subunit E 2 produces MSLSDVDVQKQIKHMMAFIEQEANEKAEEIDAKAEEEFNIEKGRLVQTQRLKIMEYYEKKEKQIEQQKKIQLSTMRNQARLKVLRARDNLISELLRDAKLKLGRIVADPKVYQDLLDKLVLQALLRLLEPVVIVRCRPQDFLLVETAVQKAIPEYQNVTQRNVDIHMDQEDYLGVNAAGGVEIYSSNRKTMVSNTLESRLDLSAQQKMPEIRMTLFGANPNRKFFI; encoded by the coding sequence ATGTCACTGAGCGATGTCGACGTGCAGAAGCAGATTAAGCACATGATGGCTTTCATTGAGCAGGAAGCCAATGAGAAGGCAGAGGAAATAGATGCCAAGGCTGAGGAGGAGTTCAACATTGAGAAAGGACGTCTAGTGCAAACCCAGCGACTGAAGATTATGGAGTATTATGAGAAGAAGGAGAAGCAGATAGAGCAGCAGAAGAAAATTCAGTTGTCCACCATGAGGAACCAGGCAAGGCTGAAAGTCCTGAGAGCTCGAGATAACCTCATTTCAGAATTGCTCAGGGATGCAAAGCTGAAACTTGGTAGAATCGTGGCAGACCCAAAAGTATACCAGGATTTGCTGGACAAACTAGTGCTCCAGGCTCTGCTCCGACTGCTGGAGCCCGTGGTGATTGTGCGCTGCAGGCCACAGGACTTCCTCCTGGTGGAGACTGCAGTGCAAAAGGCCATCCCTGAGTACCAGAATGTAACCCAAAGAAATGTGGATATCCACATGGATCAAGAAGATTACCTGGGTGTGAATGCCGCTGGAGGGGTAGAGATCTATAGCAGCAATCGGAAAACAATGGTTTCCAATACCCTGGAAAGTCGCCTGGATCTCTCAGCCCAGCAAAAGATGCCAGAAATCCGAATGACATTGTTTGGAGCTAATCCCAACAGAAAGTTCTTTATATAA